TTAATAGGAATGACACACAAAACTTTTGTAGAATTTGGTTCTGATGATGGGGTTAATAGTAATTCGGCAAATCTATATTTTCATTTTGGGTGGACAGGTTTATTTATCGATGCTAATAAATCTAATATAAAAAGAGGCGAGCGTTTTTTTTCTAAATATCCTCACCCTTGGTGTGATAAACCTAAATTTATATGTTCTTTTATTACTCGAGATAATATTAATGATTTGATAAAAAAAGCTGGATTTGAAGGAGAAATAGGCTTTTTATCGATTGATATTGATGGCAACGATTATTGGATATGGGATGCATTAACCGTTGTTAATCCACAAGTTGTTATGATTGAAACGAATAATGTATTTGGATATAACAATATTGTAGTTCCTTACAATCCTGAATATTTTTTCCCTGGAAAGCATCCAATTTATCATGGTGCTTCGCCTCAAGCTATGGTCAATTTAGCTAAAAAGAAGGGATATCGTTTGGTAGGTGCTAATGAGTTGGGTTTTAATTTAATATTTGTAAGAAATGGTATTTTAGAGAATGAAATTCCTGAAGTAACAATTTCTGAGATTCTTATGCATCCTTCTTGTATTAGAGATTTTGAAAAATTTAATGAAATAAAGGATTTTGATTTTATTCAAGGATAAATGAAATAGCCATGAGAACCAATTCACACAAACCAAAAATGAAATTATTACTGATAATTAAGCCTTGCTCTTTATTCGTAAGGCGTATTCTATCTGACCATATAAAAAATAATTACAGATGAATATAGCAACTCCTACATATTGGACTGATTATGAACTTATCGATAGTGGTAATTTTAAAAAATTAGAGCGTTTTGGTAATTTTATAACTATCAGGCCAGAGCCACAAGCTGTTTGGGATCCATACGATAGCATTGAAATTTGGAAAAAAATGGCTCATGTAGAATTTGTTCCGACATCGGCTAATTCGGGACAATGGAAAAAATATAAATCCATGCCTGATCAATGGAAAATTCAATATCCCATTCATGGAATAAAAGATTCTTCCATCATACTACGATTGGCATTGACTTCGTTTAAACATGTAGGTGTTTTTCCTGAACAAGCTTATAATTGGGAGTTTATATATGATCAATGCAAAAATAGTATAGACGAACCAACTGTATTAAATCTTTTTGCCTACACCGGTGCAGCAAGTTTGGTAGCTGCTAAAGCCAAAGCAAAAGTGGTACATGTCGATAGTGTTAAGCAAATTGTAAATTGGGCTTCGACCAATGCTCAACTCAACGATTTGTCTACTATTCGATGGATTATTGACGACGCAACTAAATTTGTAAAAAGAGAAATTCGTAGAGGGAAAAAATATCAAGGCATAATTCTCGATCCACCTGCTTTTGGGCATGGTCCCAATGGCGAAGATTGGAAACTTGAACGCGATATAAATCAAATGCTGAAATTGGTTGCAGAATTAGCCGATAGTAAAAATTTCTTTTTGGTGCTAAATGTATATTCACTTGGATTATCGGTGTTAGTTTTAGAAAATTTGATACAATCGAATTTTAATACTTCAAAATACGATTCGGGTGAATTATATTTGCAAGATAAATATGGTAAAAAATTGCCTTTGGGTGTGTTTGTTCAATTAAAAAAATAAATTTTATGGTACTACGTTATGGTCTTATTATTTTATTGTTTTTTAGCTTTTATATTTTAAAAAGCCAAAATAAAACGAAAACAGCTTTAATTGCTTTTTATAATATAGAAAATTTTTATGATACGATAGATGATCCAAAAACGAAAGATAATGAATTTTTGCCCAATGCTGAAAATCATTGGAATACCGAGAAATATAATATAAAGTTAGATCATATTTCAAAAGTAATA
This DNA window, taken from Bacteroidales bacterium, encodes the following:
- a CDS encoding class I SAM-dependent methyltransferase gives rise to the protein MNIATPTYWTDYELIDSGNFKKLERFGNFITIRPEPQAVWDPYDSIEIWKKMAHVEFVPTSANSGQWKKYKSMPDQWKIQYPIHGIKDSSIILRLALTSFKHVGVFPEQAYNWEFIYDQCKNSIDEPTVLNLFAYTGAASLVAAKAKAKVVHVDSVKQIVNWASTNAQLNDLSTIRWIIDDATKFVKREIRRGKKYQGIILDPPAFGHGPNGEDWKLERDINQMLKLVAELADSKNFFLVLNVYSLGLSVLVLENLIQSNFNTSKYDSGELYLQDKYGKKLPLGVFVQLKK